The Mycolicibacterium mageritense genome contains a region encoding:
- a CDS encoding SDR family oxidoreductase — MSRVSVITGGAGGMGLATARVVGRDHALVLCDVRRERLDSAVAALTAEGVAVTGIDCDVTDEPAVTALFDTAAGLGTIASVIHTAGVSPSMGAADYVMKTNAIGTVNVNEAFHRVAADAAAIVNVASMAAHMLPDEIVPTDRFPLALTDPDQFMAEMTATCSMAPEEARSGFAYTVSKSFVKWYSSSQAERFNGRGIRIVSVSPGSIDTEMGRLEEQAGAGALVADAAVPRWGRPEEMAELLAFCAGDKAGYLTGTDILNDGGVIASIRERARRAAATA, encoded by the coding sequence ATGAGTCGAGTCTCGGTGATCACGGGTGGCGCGGGTGGAATGGGTCTGGCGACTGCACGGGTGGTCGGACGGGACCACGCGCTGGTGCTGTGTGACGTCCGGCGGGAGCGGCTGGACTCCGCGGTGGCGGCATTGACCGCCGAGGGAGTCGCCGTGACGGGGATCGACTGCGACGTGACCGACGAACCGGCCGTCACCGCATTGTTCGACACCGCGGCCGGGCTCGGGACCATCGCGTCGGTGATCCACACCGCGGGTGTCAGCCCGAGCATGGGCGCCGCCGACTACGTCATGAAGACCAACGCCATCGGCACGGTCAACGTCAACGAGGCGTTCCACCGCGTTGCCGCCGATGCAGCGGCGATCGTCAACGTCGCGTCGATGGCCGCGCACATGTTGCCCGACGAGATCGTCCCGACGGATCGGTTCCCCCTCGCACTCACCGACCCGGACCAGTTCATGGCGGAGATGACCGCGACGTGCAGCATGGCGCCCGAAGAGGCGCGGTCCGGCTTCGCCTACACCGTCAGCAAGAGCTTCGTCAAGTGGTACAGCTCGTCGCAGGCGGAACGATTCAACGGCCGCGGCATCAGGATCGTCTCGGTCTCACCCGGCTCGATCGACACCGAGATGGGCCGCCTCGAAGAGCAGGCCGGTGCCGGCGCGTTGGTGGCCGACGCCGCGGTTCCGCGGTGGGGCAGGCCCGAGGAGATGGCCGAGCTGCTGGCGTTCTGCGCAGGCGACAAGGCCGGTTATCTGACCGGCACCGACATCCTCAACGACGGAGGTGTCATCGCGTCGATCCGGGAACGCGCCCGGCGCGCCGCGGCCACCGCCTGA
- a CDS encoding YciI family protein: protein MAKYLMLKHYRGAPAAVNDVPMDRWTPAEIEAHIQYMNDFADRLKGSGEYVDSQALAPEGAWVRHDGEGKPPVTDGPFAETKDLIAGWMIIDVDSYERAVELAGELSAAPGAGGKPIHEWLELRPFLNHEPCVTE, encoded by the coding sequence ATGGCCAAGTACCTGATGCTCAAGCACTACCGGGGTGCGCCTGCGGCGGTCAACGACGTTCCGATGGACCGGTGGACCCCCGCCGAGATCGAGGCCCACATCCAGTACATGAACGACTTCGCGGACCGGCTCAAGGGCAGCGGCGAGTATGTCGACAGCCAGGCGCTTGCCCCCGAGGGCGCGTGGGTCCGCCATGACGGAGAGGGCAAGCCACCGGTCACCGACGGTCCGTTCGCGGAGACCAAGGATCTGATCGCGGGCTGGATGATCATCGACGTCGACTCCTACGAGCGGGCCGTCGAACTCGCCGGGGAACTGTCCGCGGCACCCGGCGCGGGCGGCAAGCCCATCCACGAGTGGCTCGAGCTGCGCCCGTTCCTGAACCACGAGCCCTGCGTCACCGAGTGA
- a CDS encoding RNA polymerase sigma factor: protein MDDARLRDLIPGVLAALVHRGADFATAEDAVQDALLKAFEVWGNQPPDDPKGWLITTAWRRFLDLTRSDVARRNRELRVSDEPAAGPALAVDDTLQLYFLCAHPSLSPSSAVALTLRAVGGLTTRQIAQAYLVPEATMAQRISRAKRTVSNVRLDRPGDLRTVLRVLYLVFNEGYSGDVDLAAEAIRLARQLFATTNDPEVAGLLALFLLHHARRPARTRADGSLVPLAEQDRRLWRRDLIVEGIAVLQAALARDRLGEFQAQAAIAALHADAQTADETDWTQIVEWYDELVALTDSPVVRLNRAVAVGEADGPHAGLAALAELDPTLPRYCAAAAYLHERAGDIATAVDLYVEAAAHAHNVAERNHLTLKAAELRQRLPAG, encoded by the coding sequence ATCGACGACGCCCGGCTGCGGGATCTGATCCCCGGCGTCCTGGCGGCCCTCGTCCACCGCGGCGCGGACTTCGCGACCGCGGAGGACGCCGTGCAGGACGCCCTGCTCAAAGCTTTCGAGGTCTGGGGGAACCAGCCGCCCGACGATCCCAAGGGCTGGCTGATCACCACGGCGTGGCGGCGCTTCCTCGACCTCACGCGGTCGGACGTCGCCAGGCGCAACCGAGAGCTGCGGGTGTCCGACGAACCTGCGGCCGGACCGGCCCTGGCAGTGGACGACACACTGCAGCTCTATTTCCTGTGTGCGCATCCGAGCCTGAGCCCGTCGTCTGCCGTCGCCCTGACGCTCCGCGCGGTCGGTGGCCTCACCACCCGCCAGATCGCACAGGCCTACCTGGTGCCCGAAGCCACCATGGCGCAACGGATCAGCCGCGCCAAGCGCACCGTGAGCAACGTGCGACTGGACCGGCCGGGGGATCTGCGCACTGTGCTACGGGTGCTGTACCTGGTGTTCAACGAGGGCTACAGCGGCGATGTCGACCTCGCCGCGGAGGCGATCCGGCTGGCCAGGCAGCTGTTCGCGACGACCAACGATCCGGAGGTCGCGGGCCTGCTCGCGTTGTTCCTGCTGCACCATGCGCGCAGGCCGGCGCGCACGCGTGCCGACGGCAGCCTCGTACCGCTGGCCGAGCAGGACCGTCGGCTGTGGCGGCGCGACCTCATCGTCGAGGGCATCGCCGTGCTGCAGGCCGCCTTGGCGCGGGACCGCCTGGGCGAATTCCAGGCACAGGCGGCGATCGCGGCCCTGCACGCCGACGCGCAGACCGCGGACGAGACCGACTGGACCCAGATCGTCGAGTGGTACGACGAACTCGTCGCGCTCACCGACAGCCCGGTCGTGCGCCTCAACCGCGCCGTGGCGGTCGGCGAGGCCGACGGGCCCCACGCGGGGCTCGCCGCGCTGGCGGAACTCGACCCGACGCTGCCGCGGTATTGCGCGGCAGCGGCCTACCTGCACGAGCGAGCCGGGGATATCGCCACCGCGGTGGATCTTTACGTCGAGGCCGCCGCGCACGCGCACAACGTCGCCGAACGCAACCACCTCACGCTGAAGGCGGCCGAGTTGCGGCAACGGCTCCCGGCCGGGTGA
- a CDS encoding nitroreductase family deazaflavin-dependent oxidoreductase has product MNTDALKDGGAKLMNIGHRAILTISGKRLLAKPFGMPLVELHTTGRKSGLPRSCFLTAPLHDADRVVLVASKGGDDRHPDWYRNLQAYPDAELVIDGERRKVHARTANADEKAELWPKIVAAYKGYANYQKRTTRDIPVVICDLVS; this is encoded by the coding sequence GTGAACACCGACGCGCTCAAAGACGGCGGCGCCAAGCTGATGAACATCGGGCATCGCGCGATCCTCACGATCAGCGGTAAGAGATTGTTGGCGAAGCCTTTTGGCATGCCCCTGGTCGAGCTTCACACCACCGGGCGCAAGTCCGGACTGCCCCGGTCGTGTTTCCTGACCGCGCCTTTGCACGACGCCGACCGGGTGGTGCTCGTGGCGTCGAAGGGTGGCGACGACCGCCATCCCGACTGGTACCGAAACCTGCAGGCGTACCCCGACGCCGAGCTGGTGATCGACGGCGAGCGGCGAAAGGTGCACGCCCGCACCGCGAATGCCGACGAGAAGGCCGAGCTGTGGCCGAAGATCGTCGCGGCGTACAAGGGGTACGCGAACTACCAGAAGCGTACGACTCGTGACATCCCGGTGGTGATCTGCGATCTGGTGAGCTGA
- a CDS encoding TetR/AcrR family transcriptional regulator, translating to MSPRYHHGDLPSALVRAAIELLEDEGATELSLRAVARRAGVSTAAPYRHFSDRNALLSSVAAVGYRELAADLAAVHHESVSADDLGSIAVAYVQFALKRPGLFRVMFAEQCDSSSAERVAAVEAIQAYLNSIVRQVFPTADQDATATAVWGMVHGLAFLHLDGKLDTSSDEVVAECVRSAVRAVLAAPAHIAGSR from the coding sequence ATGTCGCCGCGTTACCACCATGGTGATCTGCCCAGTGCGCTCGTGCGTGCCGCCATCGAACTCCTCGAGGACGAAGGCGCGACCGAGTTGTCACTGCGCGCCGTGGCGCGACGGGCCGGTGTCTCCACCGCGGCGCCATACCGTCATTTCTCCGACCGCAATGCGCTCCTGTCGTCCGTCGCGGCCGTGGGTTACCGCGAGTTGGCCGCCGACCTGGCCGCGGTGCACCACGAATCGGTCAGCGCCGACGATCTCGGGAGCATCGCTGTCGCCTACGTCCAGTTCGCCCTGAAGCGCCCGGGCCTGTTCCGGGTGATGTTCGCCGAGCAGTGCGATTCCAGCAGCGCCGAACGCGTGGCCGCGGTCGAGGCCATCCAGGCGTACCTGAACTCGATTGTGCGGCAGGTATTTCCGACGGCCGATCAGGATGCCACCGCGACGGCGGTCTGGGGCATGGTGCACGGGCTGGCATTTCTGCACCTCGACGGCAAGCTCGACACGTCGTCTGACGAGGTCGTCGCCGAGTGCGTCCGCTCGGCGGTGCGTGCAGTGCTCGCGGCACCGGCTCACATCGCGGGTTCGCGCTGA